The Nitrospira lenta region TTACGTTGCTCGATCTGCGCATGCCGGAGATAGACGGACTGACGGTCTTGAAAGAGATTCGGGCGATCGATCCCGAGGCGCCGGTCATTATTCTCGGCGGCGGAGCCACGGAAGTGCAGGAGAATCAGGCCCGTTCCCTGCGCGTCACCGACTTTATCCGGCGCGGGCTGTCGCTCGATATTTTGGTCGAAGCGGTGCACCGGGTGTCTCAGATGCCGGTCAAGGCCAATTCGACGCCGGTCTCCCCGATTCCCTCGTTCGCCGGGCAAGAGACAGCGGAGTCGGTGATGGTCGTCGATGACGATCCGCTGGTGCGCGATTTGCTCGTACAGTTCCTCAGTCTGCGCGGGTACCGGACATTGGGTGTGAAGGATGGATATGAAGCGTTGCGAGTCGTCGAAGAAGCGCCGCCGGATCTGCTGTTGCTCGATATGGTGATGCCCGGGCTGTCCGGGATTGATGTCCTGAAAACGCTCCGGGAGAAAGAGTATGCCGGTGGCGTGATCATCATGACTGGGAGCCACAACGAAGAGATGTTGGAAGAAGCCTGGTCGCTGGGTCCGCAAGAAGTACTGGGCAAGCCCATCGCTCTCGATCGCCTATTGACCGCCATTCAGCTTGTGCTCGTCTGTCGCGAGTGCTAAAACCCTTCCGATGCCAGTCGGAAGCTCGCGCCTCAGTTACATCACTTGTCTCATCGGATTGTCGCTGTTCCTGCCCCTGTCACAGGGGTGGGCCGGCGAACTCCCTTCGTCTCCGTCTACCATTGTCCGGCACGCACTTCGTGCGAGCATCGACCCTGACCAGCACCAGCTGACCGTGATCGATCGGATGGTCGTGCGGGTGGGTGGTTCTCAGCCGACGCTGGACTTCACCTTAGCCAAATCGTTGCGTCTTGAGACGGTGGCGCTTGTGACCAGGGTGGGGACAGAAGAGCGCCTGACACCTGTCCCGACGTCGTTGGGCGATGCGGCAATTGATTCCCATCTCCGCTCCCTCCTGGTCTCGCTGCCCGACCAGAGACATGAAGAGGTCACGCTGGAATGGCGCTATCGCGGAGCCATTGATGATCTGCCGCGTGAACCACGGCATCTGCGATTCGTGACGCCGAGTGAGACGTCCGGGCATATCGGTCCGGAGGGTGTCTACATGAGCAGCGAAACAGGCTGGTATCCCGATTTGACCGGCTCGCTCGCATCCTATGCGTTGACGGTTGAGATGCCAAGTGGATGGACCACGGTGAGTCAGGGGCATGGAGGTACGGAGCAGGATTGCTCACAGCCCCGCTCTGATGGTTCGTGCGTCAGCCTGCAAACCTGGACGTCGGGAGTCACCGAAGCGCTTACGCTGGTGGCCAACCGGTTCATGGTGAAGACGCGGGATTGGAAGAGCGCAACTGGACAAGCCGTTCAGCTGGCGACCTATCTGTTTCCCGACGATGCGGCGCTGGCGGACGAATATTTGGATGCGACCGTCAAATATCTTGACGCCTATGTTCCGCTGTTGGGGCCGTTCCCCTTCGAGCAGTTTGCCGTGGTGGAGAACTTTTTTGCGAGCGGCTTGGGGATGCCATCCTTTACCTTGCTGGGGAGCGGCAGCATCAAGCGTCACTATACTCAGCCCTATGCCTTAGGGCACGAGATCGTCCATTCCTGGATCGGCAATGCGGTGTGGAATCGTCCCGAGAGTGGCAATTGGGTCGAGGGGCTGACGACATACCTGACGAATTATTATTGGCATGAGCTAATCCACGATGATCGGCAAGCGCGCGAGCAGCGGCGATTGATGTTGCAAGGCTACAGTCTCTATGTGACTCCGCAGCAGGATTATCCCATCGCCGAGTTTCAACGGAAGAGCGATGAGAAAGACAACGCCATCGGTTACCAAAAGGCGGCGATGGTGTTTCACCAGCTTCGCATGGAGATTGGCGATGAGGCATTCTGGCGCGCAGTGAAGCAGTTGATCGCAGAGTATTCAGGGCGGCATGCCGACTGGCGGGATCTCGAACGGATCTTTACCCAGTCCAGTGGACGAGAGTTGCGGTGGTTCTTTGAGCAATGGATCGAGCGGCCTGGCGCGCCCGCCGTCGCCATTGTCGAGGCGGCGGCCTCTCCCAGTCAGCAGCAGCCAGGGGCGTACACGTTGCGCGTCAGACTCACTCGGGAAGGCGGGGCGTTCCGGTTCATTCTACCGCTGGCCATCGCGATGAACGGATCGACAACCTCGGTGCCGGTGGCCTTGGCTGCCGAGCAACGCGACATCGAGTTGGTGGTGCCGGCTGAGCCGCTGAATGTGTCGATCGATCCCGAGTTCATGAGTCTGCAACGATTGAAGCGGGAGCAAATGGCCCCCGTGCTGAATCTGTTTGTGACTGATCAGCGAAAAGCGGTGCTGCCGCTGTTTCCTGACAGTGCAACGCCGTTCAAGGAACTGGTCGCGCGGATCAAGGCGCAAGATGCGCAGGATCCAACCAAGCGCACGACCGCCATCTTGCCGATGGACATCGTGGCCTTGCCTCCGTCAGGATCGGTGTTGGTCGTGGCGACGGCAGACCGTCACGCGCAGGTGCAATCGTTGCTCGCGAAGGCGTGCGGAGATCTGGCGACAGTGGGACCGGACGGATTTCGCATTGCCGGAACCGCCTACGAAGGCCGGCGCATGGCGGTGCTGTTATCCTGCCATCGGCCAGAGGCACCCGGTTCGGTTGTGACCCTGTTGTATGCGATGGATCCGGCGGCAGCGGCGAAGGTGGCGCGGCTCCTCTTCTTTTATGGATGGCAGAGCGCGGTGGTCTTCGACGAAGGCACCGTGACACAACGAGATATGTGGCAGGCGTTTCAGGGAATGAAGGAGGTTCGACGTGATGAACAGCGGTAATCGAATGCGCAGTCTGATCGTAGTTGCGATCACCATGGTCTTGTGGCCTCAGCTTGGACTGACTGCCGATCGAGCGAAAAGCGCGCCGGCCGCTAAGGCCGCCGTGTCAGGATCAAGTAGTGCCGAGCGGCATTTCAAGAATGTGAAGCAGCTCACCTTCGGCCGGCAAAATGCCGAAGCCTATTTTTCCTTCACGGGGAATAAGCTCATTTTCCAGTCGACCAACAACTGGATGAAAGACACCTACGCGGCCACCCTGAAACCGGGCGACATCCCCCTTGGCTGCTACCAGATGTATGTGATGGATCTGGAGAGCGAGAGTGTCCGCCTGGTCAGCACCGGGTCGGGCGCCACGACCTGCGGCTACTTCTTTCCGGGCGATCGGCGGGTGCTCTACTCCTCCACCCATCTGCACGGGCCGAACTGTCCGCCTAAACCGAAGCGCGAAGGCCCCTATCGCTGGGCGCTCGACGACTATGATCTGTTTGCCGCCCGCATCGACGGGCAAGAGATGCAACGGCTGACCAATACGCCCGGCTACGACGCGGAAGCCACGGTCTCGCCGGACGGCAAGAGCATCGTGTGGACCTCAGTTAGAGACGGCGATTTGGATATTTATGTCATGGACCTCGATGGGTCTCACCATCGCCGCTTGACCGACGATGTCGGTTACGACGGCGGAGCATTCTTTTCTCCGGACAGCAAACGCATTGTCTATCGGGCGTCCCATCCCACGGATCCGGCCGAGATCGCGCACTACAAAGAGTTGCTGGGGCAGCGGCTGGTGGAGCCGGGCCAACTGGAACTGTTCATCATGAATGCCGACGGCAGCGGCAAGTACCAAGTGACGTCGAACGGCGCATCGAATTTCTCACCGTTTTTCCACCCGGACGGAAAGCGGATTATTTTCTCTTCCAACGTTGAAACTCGCGGCGAGGGCGGCCGGCCCAGCTTTCATCTGTATCTCGTGGGCGACGACGGCGCCGGATTGGAACGCCTGACGTTCGACGGACAGTTCAACAGCTTTCCGATGTTCTCGCCGGACGGCAAACGCGTGGTGTGGGTATCCGACCGCAACGCGAAGCAGCCGGGCGAGTTCAATGTCTTCCTGGCAGATTGGGTGCCGTAAGGCAGCGATACGTGGCGAGTGATCGGTCTCATGGATAATGCTGATCCAGTTCCTCCTGCGGGTCAGGAGCCGCGAGTCTCGTCGCTCGTGTCTCTGGCCAGTCTCTGTGCGGCTCTAGCCTGTGTCTTTTGGGGCCTGCGCCAGCTCGACGGTCCGACGGCGCGCTATCTGCGTACGATCACCACGCCGGAGGGCGGCGGGACGCTGACGGTTCCCTGGATGGCGTTCGTGAGCCATGCCGGCAACTGGATCGGAGATGGGCGGCAGTTGCTGATCGTCAGCGCGATCCTGCTGGCTGTGGGATGGATGTTGCCGGCTTCGCGTGGGCTTGCGATCGGTGTACAAACGCTGTGGGCGCATGGGCTGGCCACGGTGCTCGTTCATACGGTGAAGCATCTTGTCGGTCGGCCACGGCCGAAATTCTCTGCATCGGGAGATTGGTCCATCGCGCCGTCACTGGCCTCCGGGTTTGACTCGTTTCCGTCCGGCCATACGACGGCGACCGTTGCGCTCGCGGTGGTCTTGAGCCGCCGCGTTCCGTCGCTGGCGGTTCTGTGCATGAGCGTCGCGGCATTCGTCGCGCTCAGCCGTGTGTTGCGCGGATCGCATTTCCCCAGCGATGTGTTCGGCGGGTGGGTATTGGGAACGGTAAGCGGGATGGTGGCGGCCGCTCCGTGGAAGGACTGGATTCGGTCGGTTGAATCCGCTCTCTATCATGCTGCAATCGGAACGGTCTGGGGCTTTGCACTCTTCTGGTCATTGACGTATCCGGTCGAGTCCGGGCCGGAGAGCCTGTTTCTCATCGGGGTCGGTGCCTTGCTGGTCGCGGTCGGCTTCGTGGCGTACCTCCGCAAGCGGTGGCCGAGCCGCGTGGCGTTGACAACAAGTTCAACGCAAGGGCCGATCTTGGCGATGGCGCTTGGCTTATC contains the following coding sequences:
- a CDS encoding response regulator; protein product: MIKILIVDDDQMNCDLLQAVFMRHGYQVITTTSGREGLNLFRKHTPRITLLDLRMPEIDGLTVLKEIRAIDPEAPVIILGGGATEVQENQARSLRVTDFIRRGLSLDILVEAVHRVSQMPVKANSTPVSPIPSFAGQETAESVMVVDDDPLVRDLLVQFLSLRGYRTLGVKDGYEALRVVEEAPPDLLLLDMVMPGLSGIDVLKTLREKEYAGGVIIMTGSHNEEMLEEAWSLGPQEVLGKPIALDRLLTAIQLVLVCREC
- a CDS encoding M1 family metallopeptidase is translated as MPVGSSRLSYITCLIGLSLFLPLSQGWAGELPSSPSTIVRHALRASIDPDQHQLTVIDRMVVRVGGSQPTLDFTLAKSLRLETVALVTRVGTEERLTPVPTSLGDAAIDSHLRSLLVSLPDQRHEEVTLEWRYRGAIDDLPREPRHLRFVTPSETSGHIGPEGVYMSSETGWYPDLTGSLASYALTVEMPSGWTTVSQGHGGTEQDCSQPRSDGSCVSLQTWTSGVTEALTLVANRFMVKTRDWKSATGQAVQLATYLFPDDAALADEYLDATVKYLDAYVPLLGPFPFEQFAVVENFFASGLGMPSFTLLGSGSIKRHYTQPYALGHEIVHSWIGNAVWNRPESGNWVEGLTTYLTNYYWHELIHDDRQAREQRRLMLQGYSLYVTPQQDYPIAEFQRKSDEKDNAIGYQKAAMVFHQLRMEIGDEAFWRAVKQLIAEYSGRHADWRDLERIFTQSSGRELRWFFEQWIERPGAPAVAIVEAAASPSQQQPGAYTLRVRLTREGGAFRFILPLAIAMNGSTTSVPVALAAEQRDIELVVPAEPLNVSIDPEFMSLQRLKREQMAPVLNLFVTDQRKAVLPLFPDSATPFKELVARIKAQDAQDPTKRTTAILPMDIVALPPSGSVLVVATADRHAQVQSLLAKACGDLATVGPDGFRIAGTAYEGRRMAVLLSCHRPEAPGSVVTLLYAMDPAAAAKVARLLFFYGWQSAVVFDEGTVTQRDMWQAFQGMKEVRRDEQR
- a CDS encoding phosphatase PAP2 family protein, which gives rise to MDNADPVPPAGQEPRVSSLVSLASLCAALACVFWGLRQLDGPTARYLRTITTPEGGGTLTVPWMAFVSHAGNWIGDGRQLLIVSAILLAVGWMLPASRGLAIGVQTLWAHGLATVLVHTVKHLVGRPRPKFSASGDWSIAPSLASGFDSFPSGHTTATVALAVVLSRRVPSLAVLCMSVAAFVALSRVLRGSHFPSDVFGGWVLGTVSGMVAAAPWKDWIRSVESALYHAAIGTVWGFALFWSLTYPVESGPESLFLIGVGALLVAVGFVAYLRKRWPSRVALTTSSTQGPILAMALGLSLMSTAPIVMASTGLLCVALWLRGDQAPNAMEESCWIPVLRECELIGAVLLSLAILVAGRGVLPLL